In Silene latifolia isolate original U9 population chromosome X, ASM4854445v1, whole genome shotgun sequence, the following proteins share a genomic window:
- the LOC141618362 gene encoding uncharacterized protein LOC141618362 has protein sequence MRAMVRPELMEKGTSPGAVGPGLLLEAWVYSYFPGLAPKRTEPLERAYPVVRDWVMCRTKSKRSSHNVYRRDVNALQLSSWVPRPWAEYAGAPPFVAEVLRPRSSSRLLLWTSMGPVWYLGERLARQCFRGALTVPVDPPRTMFREPSEAEREADLAGASGDDLLLPDEDYSAFLYGRLAYWPVVEVEAAGIEPPEYPETLEYTDATGRTTISELRDFDVAVTDAGLDDWQHLIRRVSSYFA, from the exons atgagggccatggttcgtccggagttgatggagaaggggacttctcctggcgctgtcggacccgggctactgttggag gcgtgggtgtactcttactttccgggcctcgcgcccaagaggacggagccgttggagagggcctatcccgtggtgagggattgggtcatgtgccggacgaagagcaagcgttcttctcacaatgtctaccggcgggatgtgaacgctcttcagctgagcagc tgggtgcccagaccctgggcggagtacgctggagcgcctccttttgttgctgaggtccttcgacctaggagctcgagtcggctgctgttgtggacgtcgatgggtcctgtgtggtatctgggcgagcggttagctcgtcagtgctttcggggcgcgttgacggttcccgtcgatcctcctaggacgatgtttagggagccttctgaggctgagagggaggcggacttggctggcgctagtggcgacgaccttcttctccctgacgaggattactcggcgttcctttacgggaggttggcgtattggccggtagtg gaggttgaggcggcgggcatcgagcccccagagtatcccgagacccttgagtacactgacgctactgggaggacgacgatctccgagctgcgtgactttgacgtggctgtgacggatgctggcctagacgactggcagcatctgattcggagggtgagttcctattttgcatag